A single region of the Anaerostipes rhamnosivorans genome encodes:
- the nadD gene encoding nicotinate-nucleotide adenylyltransferase produces MKKIGILGGTFNPIHHGHLILGQTALEDFGLDKVLIIPTKNPAYKKISRNVEIEDRVNMVKLAIASHPGFEFSDIELYREGYTYTVDTLRKLTQMHPDAEYYFIMGADSLYQIESWKDTEQILSMATILVASRNDSRSALDAQIEYIQDKYQCSICHLDSPDLEISSNEIRKRAARGQSIRYFVPEEVRLYIERNDLYGTE; encoded by the coding sequence ATGAAGAAGATTGGAATTCTGGGAGGGACGTTTAACCCGATCCACCACGGACATCTGATCCTTGGTCAGACTGCCCTGGAGGATTTTGGCTTGGACAAGGTATTGATTATCCCTACCAAAAATCCGGCATACAAAAAAATATCTAGGAATGTGGAGATTGAGGACCGTGTGAACATGGTCAAGCTGGCGATCGCAAGCCATCCTGGCTTTGAGTTTTCGGACATTGAACTCTACAGGGAGGGATATACTTATACAGTGGACACTCTAAGAAAGCTCACTCAGATGCATCCGGATGCAGAATACTATTTTATTATGGGTGCAGACTCCTTGTATCAGATTGAGTCCTGGAAGGATACAGAACAGATTTTATCCATGGCAACCATTCTGGTGGCATCCAGAAATGACTCTAGGAGCGCCCTGGACGCACAGATTGAGTATATTCAAGATAAGTATCAGTGCAGTATATGCCATCTGGACAGCCCGGACTTAGAGATCTCCTCCAACGAGATCAGGAAAAGAGCGGCTAGGGGACAGAGCATCCGTTATTTCGTGCCGGAGGAAGTCAGACTTTATATAGAAAGAAATGATTTGTATGGAACTGAATGA
- the yhbY gene encoding ribosome assembly RNA-binding protein YhbY, protein MTSKQRAYLKSLAMKIDPVFRVGKDSISPELIEGIREAVDARELIKIAVLQNCMDDPKELAQILAERTRSEVVQVIGKKIVLYKESKDHKKIQLPKA, encoded by the coding sequence ATGACAAGTAAACAGAGAGCCTATTTAAAGAGCCTGGCAATGAAAATCGATCCGGTATTCCGGGTCGGGAAAGACAGCATTTCCCCGGAATTGATTGAGGGGATCAGAGAGGCGGTTGACGCCAGGGAGCTGATCAAGATCGCTGTACTTCAGAATTGTATGGATGATCCGAAGGAACTTGCGCAGATCCTTGCTGAGAGGACCAGATCTGAAGTCGTACAGGTGATTGGAAAGAAGATTGTGTTATATAAAGAGTCTAAGGACCATAAGAAGATACAGCTGCCGAAAGCATGA
- the obgE gene encoding GTPase ObgE: MFADRANIYIRSGKGGNGHVSFRRELYVPNGGPDGGDGGRGGDVIFAVDEGMNTLADYRHKRKYKAGDGEEGGKRRCHGADGQDIVLKVPPGTIIKEKETGKVILDMSNKTEPVALLKGGRGGKGNQHYATAVMQAPKYAQPGGKCQELEVTLELKVIADVGLVGFPNVGKSTFLSRVTNARPKIANYHFTTLNPNLGVVDLAGGKGFVIADIPGIIEGASEGVGLGFEFLRHIERTKVMIHLVDAASVEGRDPIADIHAINQELEKYNPEILKRPQVIAANKIDAMTLEDRETVMDLLSEEFGKDGIEVFPISAVTGEGVKELLWHVSRLLDELPEGATEFEQEYDLTFEEEEGSIIVANPEEGLFTVEGPKVERMLGYTNLESERGFDFFQKFLKQNGVVKELEALGIEEGDTVKLYDLEFDYYK, encoded by the coding sequence ATGTTTGCAGATAGAGCAAATATATATATCAGATCAGGAAAAGGCGGCAACGGACATGTGAGCTTCAGAAGAGAGCTCTATGTGCCCAACGGCGGTCCGGACGGCGGTGACGGCGGCCGCGGAGGCGATGTAATTTTCGCTGTGGATGAGGGAATGAACACTCTGGCAGATTACCGCCATAAAAGGAAATATAAAGCCGGAGACGGTGAAGAGGGCGGAAAAAGGCGCTGCCATGGTGCTGACGGACAGGATATCGTGTTGAAAGTCCCGCCGGGCACGATCATTAAAGAGAAAGAAACAGGGAAAGTAATCCTTGATATGTCAAATAAAACAGAGCCGGTGGCGCTCTTAAAGGGCGGCCGGGGAGGAAAAGGAAACCAGCATTATGCCACAGCGGTGATGCAGGCACCGAAATATGCCCAGCCGGGCGGCAAATGCCAGGAACTTGAAGTGACTTTGGAGTTGAAGGTCATCGCTGACGTGGGACTGGTAGGATTCCCGAATGTGGGCAAATCTACGTTCTTATCCAGGGTGACAAACGCAAGGCCGAAGATCGCCAACTATCATTTTACAACCTTAAATCCCAATCTGGGTGTTGTGGACCTGGCAGGCGGAAAGGGATTTGTCATCGCCGATATCCCGGGTATTATTGAAGGGGCATCCGAAGGCGTAGGCCTTGGATTTGAGTTCCTGCGCCACATTGAGAGGACAAAGGTGATGATCCATCTGGTGGATGCGGCTTCCGTGGAGGGCAGAGATCCCATTGCGGATATCCATGCCATCAACCAAGAGCTGGAGAAATACAATCCGGAGATCCTAAAACGTCCCCAGGTGATCGCGGCAAACAAGATTGATGCCATGACTCTGGAAGACAGAGAGACCGTGATGGACTTGCTGTCAGAAGAATTCGGAAAAGACGGCATTGAGGTGTTCCCGATCTCCGCAGTTACCGGAGAAGGTGTCAAAGAGCTTTTGTGGCACGTAAGCAGACTTCTGGACGAGCTGCCGGAGGGAGCGACTGAGTTTGAGCAGGAATATGACCTTACATTTGAGGAAGAAGAGGGCAGTATTATTGTAGCGAATCCAGAGGAAGGCCTGTTCACCGTAGAAGGCCCCAAGGTGGAGCGAATGCTCGGTTATACGAATCTGGAATCTGAGCGTGGATTCGATTTCTTTCAGAAATTCCTGAAGCAGAATGGTGTCGTAAAAGAGTTGGAAGCCCTTGGGATAGAAGAAGGGGATACCGTGAAGTTATATGATTTAGAGTTTGATTATTACAAATAA
- the rpmA gene encoding 50S ribosomal protein L27, whose protein sequence is MMKMNLQFFAHKKGMGSTKNGRDSESKRLGAKRADGQFVKAGNILYRQRGTKIHPGVNVGRGGDDTLFALVDGIVRFERKGRDKKQCSVHPVA, encoded by the coding sequence ATGATGAAAATGAACCTTCAATTTTTCGCTCATAAAAAGGGAATGGGTTCCACAAAGAACGGAAGAGATTCCGAATCTAAGAGATTAGGTGCGAAGAGAGCTGACGGACAATTTGTAAAAGCTGGAAATATTCTTTACCGCCAGAGAGGAACAAAGATCCATCCGGGTGTCAATGTAGGACGCGGTGGTGATGATACATTATTTGCATTAGTAGATGGTATCGTTCGTTTCGAGAGAAAAGGCAGAGATAAGAAACAGTGTTCTGTACACCCAGTTGCATAA
- a CDS encoding ribosomal-processing cysteine protease Prp yields the protein MTEITFYRDHEGKPRGFSAKDHTGYAEEGQDIVCAAVSALVINFLNSFEQLTDDVGTHHVSEEDAVISFEVSGICSEKGQILLDSLVLGITNIESEYHRYIHVVFEEV from the coding sequence ATGACAGAGATCACATTCTACCGGGACCATGAAGGAAAACCCAGAGGGTTTTCTGCAAAAGACCATACCGGATATGCGGAGGAAGGACAAGATATTGTCTGCGCCGCAGTTTCTGCACTGGTCATAAATTTCCTGAATTCTTTTGAACAGCTGACAGACGATGTTGGCACACATCATGTATCTGAAGAAGATGCAGTGATCAGTTTTGAAGTCTCAGGGATATGTTCTGAAAAGGGACAGATATTATTGGATTCTCTGGTTCTTGGGATAACCAACATTGAATCAGAGTATCATCGATATATTCACGTAGTATTTGAGGAGGTGTAA
- the rplU gene encoding 50S ribosomal protein L21, translating to MYAIIATGGKQYKVSEGDVIKVEKLDAEVGAKITFDHVLLVGGDTVKVGTPNVDGAKVEASVVSEGKDKKVVVYKYKRKTGYHKKNGHRQLFTQVKIDNIVG from the coding sequence ATGTACGCCATTATTGCAACAGGAGGAAAACAGTACAAAGTAAGCGAAGGTGATGTGATCAAAGTTGAAAAACTTGACGCAGAAGTCGGAGCAAAGATTACTTTTGATCATGTTTTATTAGTTGGTGGAGATACTGTTAAGGTAGGAACACCGAACGTAGACGGTGCGAAGGTTGAAGCGAGCGTTGTAAGCGAAGGCAAAGACAAAAAAGTCGTTGTTTACAAGTATAAGAGAAAAACCGGATACCATAAGAAAAATGGTCACAGACAGTTATTCACACAAGTCAAGATCGACAATATTGTTGGATAA
- a CDS encoding ribonuclease E/G, with product MNEVIITRRRQHIVSGWLLDGEFVEFSSEPLTEGSLVGNIYKGKIKNIVPNINGAFVEIDRGRLCFYPLDERRSKEKLKNEQEILVQVKKDGTDKKEPLATENIELTGEFLVLSSDRSFVGISGKIRDKARREELKSLVSGFVTGDYGFIVRTEAAGAGDEEIISEARTLAERFIKIQEKQQYLKPCQLAATNQSFSSRYVFGLSPGQTDRIVSDDGEICRQAQEHGYQVRQMERQDQSIERAYRFSHSLEEAFHTRVWMKSGGFLIIERTEAMTVVDVNTGKSIGRGKKEGHIIKINREAAKETARQIRLRNLSGIVLVDFIDMKEKEEEDKLLSYMQSCLNRDSKKAAAVDMTRLGLMEITRKKVRKPIEKEDFL from the coding sequence ATGAATGAAGTAATCATCACCAGACGCCGGCAGCATATTGTCAGCGGCTGGCTTTTGGACGGAGAGTTTGTAGAATTTTCTTCTGAGCCCCTCACTGAGGGAAGTCTGGTCGGAAATATCTATAAAGGTAAGATAAAGAATATTGTGCCGAATATCAATGGGGCTTTCGTGGAGATTGACAGGGGCAGGCTCTGTTTTTATCCCCTGGATGAGCGGAGAAGCAAAGAGAAGCTTAAAAATGAACAGGAGATCCTTGTGCAGGTAAAGAAAGACGGCACGGACAAGAAGGAACCGCTGGCTACTGAAAACATAGAACTAACAGGAGAGTTTTTGGTGTTGTCTTCGGACAGATCTTTCGTGGGCATATCCGGCAAGATCCGGGACAAGGCAAGGAGAGAAGAGTTAAAGAGTCTCGTCTCTGGTTTTGTTACCGGGGACTACGGATTTATCGTACGCACGGAGGCCGCCGGTGCAGGGGATGAGGAGATCATAAGCGAAGCCAGAACTCTGGCTGAGCGGTTTATAAAGATTCAGGAAAAGCAGCAGTATCTGAAACCATGCCAGCTGGCAGCCACCAACCAGAGTTTTTCATCCCGCTATGTATTCGGCCTCTCGCCGGGGCAGACGGACAGGATTGTTTCCGATGACGGCGAGATATGCAGACAGGCACAGGAACATGGATATCAGGTCCGCCAAATGGAAAGGCAGGACCAGTCCATCGAGCGGGCCTATCGGTTCTCCCACAGCCTGGAGGAGGCATTCCATACGAGAGTATGGATGAAGTCAGGGGGATTTCTGATTATTGAGCGCACCGAAGCCATGACCGTGGTGGATGTAAACACAGGAAAATCCATCGGGCGGGGTAAAAAGGAAGGCCATATTATAAAAATCAACAGGGAAGCTGCAAAAGAGACGGCCAGGCAGATCCGGCTGAGAAACCTATCCGGCATTGTCCTTGTAGATTTTATTGATATGAAGGAAAAAGAGGAAGAGGATAAGCTTCTTTCTTACATGCAGTCCTGCCTGAACAGGGATTCCAAAAAGGCGGCGGCAGTGGATATGACGAGACTGGGACTCATGGAGATCACCAGGAAAAAAGTCAGAAAACCCATAGAAAAAGAGGATTTCCTGTAA
- the fabV gene encoding enoyl-ACP reductase FabV, which yields MKISPKVREFLCLTAHPQGCRKNVEDQITYVKKHSGVENGPKKVLVIGSSTGYGLASRITAAFGCGADTLGVMFERPAAGKRTATAGWYNTAAFEQAAAREGLYAKTVNADAFSREVKDQVIQLIKKDFGKVDAVIYSLAAPRRTTEDGTVYQSVLKTTGEDFTNKNLNLKDNTISEKTIEAATEEEVKATVKVMGGEDWKAWIQALTDADAIEKGAVTFAYSYIGPKLTYPIYFEGTIGAAKKHLHKTAGEINEEFSKDGIKAYISVNKGLVTQASSAIPIVPLYMAVLYRVMKEKGLHEGCIEQIVRLFSEKAVFGQAKTDEQGLIRLDDWELRPEVQEEVERRWEKVCTENVQEYSDIDGYWDDFYQMFGFRMDGVDYEEDLDPSVDIPSISGQE from the coding sequence ATGAAAATAAGTCCGAAAGTCCGTGAATTTTTGTGCCTTACCGCACATCCTCAGGGCTGCAGAAAAAATGTTGAAGATCAGATTACATATGTAAAAAAACACAGCGGTGTTGAGAATGGGCCGAAAAAGGTCCTGGTCATCGGCTCATCCACGGGATATGGCCTGGCATCAAGGATCACCGCTGCATTCGGGTGCGGAGCGGATACCTTGGGTGTCATGTTTGAGAGACCGGCGGCCGGTAAACGTACCGCCACTGCCGGATGGTATAATACAGCTGCATTTGAACAGGCGGCGGCCAGAGAAGGCTTATATGCGAAGACGGTCAACGCAGATGCATTTTCCAGGGAAGTAAAAGACCAGGTCATCCAACTGATCAAGAAGGATTTCGGTAAGGTTGACGCTGTCATTTACAGTCTGGCTGCACCGAGAAGAACGACAGAGGACGGCACGGTTTATCAGTCTGTCTTAAAGACAACAGGGGAAGATTTTACAAATAAGAACCTGAACCTTAAAGATAATACCATCAGTGAGAAAACCATCGAGGCTGCCACAGAGGAAGAAGTGAAAGCTACCGTGAAGGTCATGGGCGGGGAGGACTGGAAGGCATGGATCCAGGCGCTTACCGATGCGGATGCCATTGAAAAGGGCGCAGTCACCTTCGCATATTCTTATATCGGACCTAAGCTTACATATCCTATCTATTTTGAGGGAACCATCGGTGCCGCGAAGAAGCATCTTCATAAGACGGCGGGTGAGATCAATGAGGAATTCTCAAAGGATGGAATCAAAGCATACATCTCCGTCAATAAGGGGCTGGTGACACAGGCCAGTTCTGCCATTCCGATCGTACCGCTTTATATGGCTGTGCTGTACCGCGTTATGAAAGAAAAGGGACTTCATGAAGGCTGTATCGAACAGATCGTAAGGCTGTTTTCTGAAAAGGCTGTCTTTGGACAGGCCAAGACAGATGAACAGGGTCTGATCCGTCTGGATGACTGGGAACTGCGCCCGGAAGTCCAGGAAGAAGTGGAACGCCGCTGGGAGAAGGTCTGCACCGAAAATGTCCAGGAGTATTCTGATATTGACGGATACTGGGATGATTTCTACCAAATGTTCGGCTTCCGTATGGATGGAGTGGACTACGAGGAGGATCTTGACCCTTCTGTGGATATCCCAAGCATTTCCGGCCAAGAATAG
- a CDS encoding PAS domain-containing protein, with the protein MEKRERMKKQETAGRTLQALREKAKQSLSRIPGGVCVYYLEDGYVYPVFYNPAFYNMLGYSSEHISEIENSGQELTLSGVHKEDIPALKEKITKLLHEGTTLSHTCRIFHDKKGIYRWIHLDGAKGCMEDKGVLFYVVLSDVSDQIQMEEDLIRANEKMQDIINAIPGGVAIYKVSDIFETVYFSDGVPELSGYTVEEYRELVKQDAVDMTYWEDKEMVISKAMEVIESGGVSEFEFRKQHRDGHIVWVHIHIKWIGEEDGCPLLHCVFHNITSLKQVQLEKDHLINSIPGGIASYRVEGGRFIPEFFSDGVMRLSGHTRKEYEDMVRYDALDVIYGPDRDRVFEATKEALASGEVLDVSYRIFHRDGHLIWVHLNGRRMGPLSKTSRFYAVFTGMSAETRLFQSIANETADGIYVIDKQNYDLLYANESTHLFMEGKDCTGQKCYKALHGKDSPCSFCHMNNYEAGSGEHKMKIPASDRVYSAHFRETDWNGIPAYIQYVRDVTEEVITKREKDRLEMYFQTIIKNLPGGISVIRCEPDGTLVSEFISDGYAAMTHMTVEEAEKMYEKDILAGIYPEDVKGIREKLQSYIRNGEGNCELTARVMQGDGGYIWVKCMLSLLKAEDGAVRLYAVYTDITQSVEEQEKIRSQYKDLILQHYRTPGPNALVVGHCNITQSRILDIIDYTDSDLLKTFSDDRQSFFTGLSGFIVDEKERREFLGTYLDEPALRAFEEGKLERQMECFVKLPKDTRGRYIQFKMHMVATPDSGDVTGILTVTDITEQAISERILHQLSVTGCDFVVDVDLTTDRYKILSCSENACCIPPPTGSHSAWMDQMLRTRVVPRDKEQYRRGLYPADMYRKLKRAGAYTFAFSVLDDNGDIRTKNMTVSAVDLRLGRVCLSRTDITDSIREQQGLLHMIAYTFELAAFINIGSRELTLYTRESVLENLPALVIGQYDKAIRRFVDSHGTTENLEEARIQFRISTMLERLEKQPNGYDFLFSYQSEEGERYKQINVLWGDLNHRTLCLVRADVTDMLAAERRTKKDLENALVFAKEANKAKSDFLSAMSHDIRTPMNAIMGMTTLASTFLDDRERVKDCLQKIEISSNHLLSLINDILDMSKIERSQINLNLDKVFLPDLMEQISVMIKSQTEEAGLEFRMRAEHIDQECFCGDLLRINQILINILSNAIKFTEKGGVIEFIAEELSLPKDKGRVRYRFTVRDTGIGMPEEFLAHVFEPFTRSGNAARIEGTGLGLSITKGLVDLMGGEITAESRIGSGSVFKVELEFDAAQAGGESHSGTAMDFLDSVKEKLFAGRHFLVAEDNAINAEILCELLRICGAESVLETDGVQAVRAFQEAEPGTYDAVLMDIQMPEMDGYEATRMIRRTTRADAANIPIIAMTANAFAEDVQNAREAGMNAHVSKPIDLNVLQTTLQRILQDKSISRKDMEGET; encoded by the coding sequence ATGGAGAAAAGAGAACGTATGAAAAAGCAGGAGACGGCCGGCAGGACGCTGCAGGCATTGAGAGAGAAAGCGAAGCAGTCTTTGAGCCGTATTCCGGGCGGAGTGTGTGTCTATTATCTGGAAGATGGTTATGTTTATCCGGTGTTTTATAACCCTGCTTTTTATAACATGTTAGGGTACTCAAGCGAACATATTTCTGAGATCGAGAATTCCGGACAGGAACTGACATTGTCGGGAGTACACAAAGAGGATATCCCTGCGCTGAAAGAAAAAATAACGAAACTATTACATGAGGGTACGACTTTATCTCATACCTGCCGTATATTTCATGACAAGAAGGGGATATACCGGTGGATCCATTTGGATGGGGCCAAGGGCTGCATGGAAGATAAGGGGGTGCTCTTTTATGTTGTCTTAAGTGACGTGAGCGATCAGATCCAGATGGAAGAAGATTTGATCCGTGCCAACGAAAAAATGCAGGATATTATAAATGCAATCCCGGGAGGCGTAGCCATCTATAAAGTCTCCGATATTTTTGAGACGGTCTATTTTTCAGATGGAGTACCGGAACTGTCCGGTTACACGGTGGAAGAGTACAGGGAACTCGTCAAACAAGACGCGGTTGATATGACGTATTGGGAAGACAAGGAAATGGTCATATCCAAAGCCATGGAAGTCATTGAGAGCGGCGGTGTATCAGAGTTTGAATTTCGCAAGCAGCACAGGGACGGGCATATCGTATGGGTACATATTCACATAAAATGGATTGGTGAGGAGGATGGCTGTCCGCTGCTTCACTGTGTGTTCCACAATATCACCAGCCTGAAGCAGGTACAGCTGGAAAAGGACCATCTGATCAACTCCATACCAGGGGGCATTGCCAGCTACCGGGTAGAGGGAGGGCGTTTTATCCCTGAGTTTTTTTCAGATGGAGTTATGAGACTCTCAGGGCATACGAGAAAAGAGTATGAGGACATGGTGAGGTACGATGCCCTTGATGTTATCTACGGGCCGGACAGGGACCGGGTGTTTGAGGCCACGAAGGAGGCTCTGGCCAGCGGTGAGGTGCTGGATGTATCCTACCGTATCTTTCACAGGGATGGACACTTGATCTGGGTCCATTTAAACGGAAGGCGTATGGGACCACTGTCAAAGACATCAAGATTCTATGCTGTGTTTACAGGCATGTCGGCAGAAACCCGCCTGTTTCAGAGCATTGCCAACGAGACTGCGGACGGGATCTATGTCATAGATAAGCAGAACTATGACCTTCTCTATGCAAATGAATCCACCCATCTTTTTATGGAAGGAAAGGACTGTACCGGCCAGAAATGTTACAAAGCCCTGCACGGCAAAGACAGTCCCTGCAGCTTCTGTCACATGAATAATTATGAAGCAGGAAGCGGCGAACATAAGATGAAGATTCCCGCTTCTGACAGGGTATACAGTGCGCATTTCCGTGAGACAGACTGGAATGGAATACCAGCATATATCCAATATGTGCGGGATGTGACGGAGGAGGTCATTACAAAAAGAGAGAAAGACCGCCTGGAAATGTATTTTCAGACGATCATCAAAAATCTTCCTGGCGGTATTTCGGTCATCCGATGTGAGCCGGATGGGACGCTGGTTTCAGAATTTATCTCTGACGGCTATGCCGCCATGACCCATATGACGGTGGAAGAAGCCGAGAAAATGTACGAGAAGGATATCCTTGCAGGAATCTATCCGGAGGATGTCAAAGGGATCCGGGAGAAGCTTCAAAGCTATATCAGGAATGGAGAAGGCAACTGTGAGCTGACTGCCCGTGTGATGCAGGGAGACGGAGGATATATCTGGGTTAAATGCATGTTGTCCCTGCTTAAGGCAGAAGACGGGGCTGTCAGGCTTTATGCAGTCTATACCGATATCACCCAGTCGGTGGAGGAGCAGGAGAAGATCCGCAGCCAGTACAAAGATCTGATCCTGCAGCATTACCGGACACCGGGACCGAATGCGCTGGTCGTGGGGCACTGTAACATTACCCAGAGCAGGATCCTGGATATCATTGATTACACGGATTCTGATCTGCTGAAGACATTTAGTGATGACCGGCAGAGTTTTTTTACCGGACTGTCCGGTTTCATTGTGGACGAAAAGGAACGCAGGGAATTCCTTGGAACTTATCTGGACGAGCCGGCGTTAAGAGCCTTTGAGGAAGGGAAGCTGGAGCGGCAGATGGAGTGTTTTGTAAAGCTCCCTAAAGATACCAGAGGCCGTTATATACAGTTTAAAATGCATATGGTGGCAACTCCCGACAGCGGGGATGTCACAGGGATACTAACGGTCACAGATATTACAGAGCAGGCCATCTCGGAGCGTATCCTTCACCAGCTATCTGTGACAGGCTGCGACTTTGTTGTGGATGTGGATCTGACTACAGACAGATACAAGATTCTTTCGTGCAGTGAAAACGCATGTTGTATTCCGCCGCCCACGGGAAGCCATTCTGCATGGATGGATCAGATGCTCCGGACAAGGGTCGTGCCGAGAGACAAAGAACAGTATAGGAGAGGGCTTTACCCGGCAGATATGTATAGGAAGCTGAAGCGGGCAGGGGCATACACCTTCGCGTTCTCCGTGCTGGATGACAATGGGGATATCAGGACAAAGAATATGACAGTCTCGGCTGTTGACCTGAGACTGGGAAGGGTATGCCTCTCAAGAACTGATATTACGGACTCGATCCGTGAACAGCAGGGCCTGCTCCACATGATCGCCTATACATTTGAACTGGCAGCATTTATCAATATCGGCAGCAGGGAATTGACACTTTATACAAGGGAGAGTGTACTAGAAAATCTGCCAGCTCTGGTAATCGGCCAATATGATAAGGCAATCAGGAGATTTGTGGACAGCCATGGCACCACGGAGAATCTTGAGGAAGCCCGGATACAGTTCCGGATCTCAACGATGCTGGAGCGTTTGGAGAAACAGCCCAATGGATATGATTTTCTGTTTTCTTATCAGAGTGAGGAGGGAGAACGGTATAAGCAGATCAATGTCCTATGGGGGGATTTAAACCATCGGACGCTGTGCTTGGTGAGGGCAGACGTGACCGACATGCTGGCGGCGGAAAGAAGGACAAAAAAGGATCTGGAAAATGCGCTGGTTTTTGCAAAAGAAGCAAACAAAGCCAAAAGCGACTTTCTATCTGCCATGAGCCACGATATCCGTACACCGATGAATGCGATTATGGGAATGACGACGCTGGCATCCACTTTTTTGGATGACAGAGAGCGGGTGAAAGATTGTTTACAGAAGATCGAAATTTCTTCAAATCATTTGCTCAGCCTGATCAATGACATTTTGGATATGAGTAAGATTGAGCGTTCCCAGATCAATTTGAATCTTGACAAGGTTTTTCTTCCGGATTTGATGGAGCAGATCTCTGTCATGATCAAGTCGCAGACAGAAGAGGCGGGTCTTGAGTTCAGAATGCGGGCAGAGCATATCGATCAGGAGTGTTTTTGCGGGGATCTGCTGCGCATCAATCAGATCCTGATCAATATCTTAAGCAATGCGATTAAGTTTACGGAAAAAGGCGGCGTCATCGAATTTATAGCTGAGGAGTTAAGCCTGCCAAAGGATAAGGGCCGTGTCAGATACCGCTTTACCGTTAGAGATACGGGGATCGGAATGCCAGAGGAGTTCCTTGCACATGTGTTTGAACCTTTTACCCGCAGCGGCAATGCAGCGCGCATTGAGGGTACCGGACTGGGGTTGAGCATTACAAAGGGACTGGTTGACCTGATGGGAGGAGAGATAACGGCTGAGAGCCGGATCGGCAGCGGCTCCGTGTTTAAGGTAGAGTTAGAATTTGACGCAGCACAGGCCGGCGGTGAGTCCCACAGTGGAACAGCAATGGACTTTCTGGACTCTGTGAAAGAGAAATTGTTTGCCGGGAGGCATTTTCTTGTGGCTGAGGACAACGCTATCAATGCGGAGATCCTATGTGAGCTGCTTCGGATATGCGGAGCGGAATCTGTATTGGAGACCGATGGTGTACAGGCAGTCCGTGCGTTTCAGGAAGCGGAGCCTGGAACTTATGACGCAGTTCTTATGGATATCCAGATGCCGGAGATGGATGGCTATGAGGCAACACGGATGATCAGAAGGACTACACGGGCGGATGCGGCCAATATCCCGATCATCGCCATGACTGCCAATGCATTTGCGGAAGATGTACAGAATGCACGTGAGGCAGGGATGAACGCCCATGTGTCAAAACCCATTGACCTGAATGTGCTTCAGACAACGCTTCAGAGAATCTTACAGGATAAGAGCATAAGCAGGAAGGATATGGAAGGGGAAACTTGA
- a CDS encoding C40 family peptidase, producing MKRLVVKALVVVMLTVVGCSTIGGTREAEAASNKGQKVVNYAKRFVGNKYKYGGTSLTRGADCSGYVMSVYRKFGKRLPHSSYGMRKVGKKVKGGIKKAKPGDIICYSGHVAIYIGKNKIVHASNSAPYPRGGIKISPNARYRKIVAVRRVVK from the coding sequence ATGAAACGTTTAGTAGTAAAAGCACTGGTAGTCGTAATGCTCACAGTCGTGGGATGTTCCACAATCGGGGGAACAAGAGAAGCAGAAGCTGCTTCCAATAAAGGACAGAAAGTTGTAAACTATGCAAAACGCTTTGTAGGAAATAAATATAAGTACGGCGGAACAAGCTTAACCAGAGGAGCTGACTGCTCCGGATATGTAATGTCTGTTTACAGAAAGTTCGGTAAAAGACTTCCTCATTCTTCTTATGGAATGAGAAAAGTAGGAAAGAAAGTAAAAGGCGGCATCAAAAAGGCAAAACCGGGAGATATCATCTGCTACAGCGGACACGTAGCGATTTACATAGGTAAAAATAAAATTGTTCATGCCAGCAACTCAGCGCCATATCCAAGAGGGGGAATCAAGATCTCTCCTAACGCAAGATACAGAAAGATCGTGGCTGTAAGAAGAGTCGTAAAATAG